A single window of Nicotiana sylvestris chromosome 5, ASM39365v2, whole genome shotgun sequence DNA harbors:
- the LOC138868416 gene encoding zinc finger BED domain-containing protein RICESLEEPER 1-like, translated as MNKIIFIACVLDPRYKFTTVSFVLKKMFGDEGTIIEKEVHTYMSSLFSEYVSKSVSKDTSGKVSTSLPSSSFSTMKTSTPGLGELLDEIRKHKAASGGVDSKTELEKYLAEDPEIERPDFDILAWWKVNSPRFPILANMARDVLAIPISSVASESAFSTGGLCLQDWLRSESLPVNVEEDLDFLETLEEDFTNLGKEASTDDVS; from the exons ATGAACAAAATAATTTTCATTGCTTGTGTTTTGGATCCTCGCTACAAGTTTACTACTGTTAGTTTTGTACTTAAGAAGATGTTTGGAGATGAAGGGACAATTATTGAAAAAGAGGTTCATACTTATATGAGTTCATTGTTTAGTGAGTATGTCTCTAAGTCGGTTTCAAAAGATACTAGTGGTAAAGTTTCTACCTCTTTGCCAAGCTCTTCATTCAGCACAATGAAAACTTCAACTCCTGGTTTAGGTGAACTTTTAGATGAAATAAGGAAACATAAAGCTGCAAGTGGAGGTGTAGATTCTAAAACAGAATTGGAAAAGTATCTTGCAGAagatcctgaaattgaaagacCAGACTTTGATATCTTGGCTTGGTGGAAGGTGAACTCACCTAGATTTCCTATTCTTGCTAATATGGCTCGAGATGTGCTTGCTATTCCTATATCAAGTGTGGCATCTGAAAGTGCATTTAGTACCGGAGGGC TGTGCCTTCAAGATTGGCTTCGGAGTGAATCGCTTCCTGTAAATGTTGAGGAAGATTTAGATTTTCTCGAGACACTCGAGGAAG ATTTTACTAATCTTGGCAAAGAAGCTTCCACCGACGATGTTAGCTAG